One Aphidius gifuensis isolate YNYX2018 linkage group LG3, ASM1490517v1, whole genome shotgun sequence DNA window includes the following coding sequences:
- the LOC122852304 gene encoding F-box/LRR-repeat protein 7-like, whose protein sequence is MAQFTKKRRVELSEYDEVMTMDQFPDAVMTKIFSNLASVEKIRLSRVCKQWNTVAHQPWKNADFLSFYGLESRRNPLVDDHINKRIVLKTTNPKIYRKVLSLCGDNIIFLSLSDKIDIFNASILTSIAEYCQNLTHLRINHIYDPYNAGLNQLLCVNKNLELFTISDFNDYNRLARCLRHLPTQTLRELKIRSSEKQLNIEPYIQSLNTLLHKTSLTSLNIDCGDDKTIKTISEHKDIKFLSLRRFSSESDIDFSHISKLCNLIHVDFSYCRNYVNDNVIECIVKNAKNIKILDLNECNQITMIGLSAICTMTKLKKLQLAGVEAVDNYVLDMIPSSVTTLGLALTSINDDGVQSFIMRHDNLIDLDIRDCAITNDTLQAAVDATKYRTNNKVLLIAYTFNPVYDSSPFKGESPLLKLVSTIG, encoded by the exons ATGGCacaatttactaaaaaaagaagagtTGAATTATCAGAATATGATGAAGTTATGACAATGGATCAATTTCCTGATGCTGttatgacaaaaatattttctaatctTGCATCTGTAGAAAAAATACGTTTATCAAGAG tgtGCAAACAATGGAATACTGTAGCTCATCAACCCTGGAAAAATGCTGattttttgagtttttatGGTTTAGAATCACGAAGAAATCCACTTGTTGAtgatcatataaataaaagaattgttttaaaaacaacaaatccAAAAATTTATCGTAAAGTATTATCATTGTGTggtgataatattatatttctatcattatcagataaaattgatatttttaatgcaaGTATATTAACATCAATTGCTGaatattgtcaaaatttaacaCATTTACGTATAAATCATATATATGATCCTTACAATGCTggattaaatcaattattatgtgttaataaaaatcttgaattatttacaatCAGTGATTTTAATGACTACAATCGTTTGGCACGTTGTCTTCGTCATCTTCCAACACAAACATTAAGAGAATTAAAAATACGTTCAtctgaaaaacaattaaatattgagcCTTATATTCAAAGTTTAAACACA ttacTTCATAAAACATCATTAACAAGTTTAAACATTGATTGTGgtgatgataaaacaattaaaacaattagtGAACATAAagacataaaatttttatcactacGTCGTTTTTCATCAGAAAGTGATATTGATTTTAGTCATATAtctaaattatgtaatttaatacATGTTGATTTTTCTTATTGTCGAAATTATGTTAATGATAATGTCATTGAATGTAttgttaaaaatgcaaaaaatataaaaattcttgatTTAAATG aATGCAATCAAATTACAATGATTGGTCTCAGTGCAATTTGTACAatgacaaaattgaaaaaacttcAACTTGCTGGAGTTGAAGCTGTTGATAATTATGTATTGGATATGATACCATCAAGTGTAACAACACTAGGATTAGCACTTACTAGTATCAATGATGATGGTGTTCAGTCATTTATTATGAGACATGATAATCTAATTGATTTAGATATACGTGATTGTGCAATTACAAATGATACACTTCAAGCTGCTGTTGATGCAACAAAGTATCgtacaaataataaagtattgtTGATTGCATATACTTTTAATCCGGTTTATGATTCATCACCATTTAAAGGTGAATCACCATTACTCAAATTAGTATCAACTATtggataa
- the LOC122852305 gene encoding acyl-CoA Delta-9 desaturase-like, whose amino-acid sequence MATGITSTPAGVLFENELEINNTSMIKNQDKPKQNMRRAILWPHVIVFTALHVGAIYGFYLMLTSTKFITLIFTYVLYMCSGLGITAGAHRLWSHNAYKANFPLRVVLMIFHSMAYQYTIWRWAKNHRVHHKYCDTDADPHNAGRGFFYSHVGWMLCEEHPDFTGKLDAIEMKDIEADSIVQFQNKYCHIVMPLMAFVLPTLIPVYFWNESFCNAFFVPTILRYVIGLNMTFLINSAAHIFGQRPYDKNIGPAENVVVAIGAWGEGWHNFHHVFPWDYKAAELGNYRLNAATAFIDFCAKMGWAYDLKSVSNEIVKQRCQRTGDGSHEIWGWGDKDQPAEERKAAIIECAKKTT is encoded by the exons ATGGCAACTGGGATAACATCTACACCTGCGGGTGTActatttgaaaatgaattagaaataaataatacatcaatgattaaaaatcaagataaaCCAAAACAAAATATGAGAAGAGCAATACTTTGGCCTCATGTTATTGTATTTACTGCTCTTCATGTTGGTGCTATTTATGGTTTTTATCTAATGCttacatcaacaaaatttataactttaattttCA cTTATGTTCTATACATGTGCAGTGGACTAGGAATCACTGCTGGAGCACACAGACTTTGGTCACACAATGCTTATAAAGCTAATTTTCCACTTCGTGTTGTTCTCATGATATTTCATTCAATGGCTTAtcag tatACCATTTGGAGGTGGGCTAAAAATCATCGAGTACATCATAAATATTGTGATACTGATGCTGATCCTCATAATGCTGGTAgaggatttttttattcacatgtTGGGTGGATGTTGTGTGAAGAACATCCAGATTTTACTGGAAAACTTGATGCAATTGAAATGAAAGACATTGAAGCTGATTCAATTGTTCAATTTCAAAATAA aTATTGTCATATTGTTATGCCACTGATGGCTTTTGTATTACCAACATTGATTCCAGTTTATTTTTGGAATGAAAGTTTTTGTAATGCATTTTTTGTACCAACTATATTACGTTATGTTATTGGTTTAAATATGACATTTCTTATAAACTCAGCAGCACATATATTTGGTCAAAGACCATATGACAa AAATATTGGTCCAGCTGAAAATGTCGTTGTTGCAATTGGTGCATGGGGTGAAGGCTGGCACAATTTTCATCATGTATTTCCCTGGGATTATAAAGCAGCTGAACTTGGTAATTATCGATTAAATGCAGCAACagcatttattgatttttgtgCTAAAATGGGCTGGGCATATGATTTAAAAAGTGTATCAAATGAAATTGTTAAACAAAGATGCCAAAGAACTGGTGATGGTAGTCATGAAATTTGGGGATGGGGTGATAAAGATCAACCAGCTGAAGAACGTAAAGCAGCAATTATTGAATGtgctaaaaaaacaacataa